A stretch of the Pelmatolapia mariae isolate MD_Pm_ZW linkage group LG23, Pm_UMD_F_2, whole genome shotgun sequence genome encodes the following:
- the pcid2 gene encoding PCI domain-containing protein 2 — translation MAHITINQYLQQVYEAIDNREGSFCAELLSFKHPHVANPRLQLASPEDKCQQVLEPPYDEMVAAHLRCTYAVANHDFVEAYKFQTLVVQSFLKAFQSHKEENWALPVMFAVTLDLRIFANNAEQQLQKKGKGQPSEMLEKAAEQLMSCFRVCASDNRAGIEDSKKWGMMFLSNQLFKIYFKINKLHLCKPLIRAIDSSNLKNDYSPAQKVTYKYYVGRKAMFDSDFKLAEEFLSYAFDHCHRSSQKNKRMILIYLLPVKMLLGHMPTHQLLRKYDLMQFSDVTKAVSEGNLLLLNEALSKHETFFIRCGIFLILEKLKIITYRNLFKKVYLLLRTHQLPLDAFLVALRMMKVEDVDIDEVQCILANLIYMGHIKGYISHQHQKLVVSKQNPFPPLSSVS, via the exons ATGGCTCACATCACCATCAACCAGTACCTGCAGCAG GTTTACGAGGCCATCGACAACCGCGAGGGCTCCTTCTGTGCTGAGCTGCTGTCCTTCAAACACCCGCACGTTGCCAACCCCCGTCTCCAG ctGGCGAGTCCAGAGGATAAGTGTCAGCAGGTTCTGGAGCCACCGTACGATGAGATGGTCGCAGCTCACCTCAG gtgtaCCTACGCTGTAGCCAACCATGACTTTGTTGAAGCCTACAAGTTCCAGACGCTCGTTGTTCA GTCCTTCTTGAAGGCCTTTCAGTCCCACAAAGAGGAGAACTG GGCTCTGCCCGTGATGTTTGCTGTCACTCTGGACCTCCGGATATTCGCCAACAAC GCAGAGCAGCAGCTACAGAAGAAGGGTAAAGGTCAGCCTAGCGAGATGTTGGAGaaagcagcagagcagctgatgaGCTGCTTCAGAGTTTGTGCCAGTGACAA TCGTGCAGGTATTGAGGACTCAAAGAAGTGGGGGATGATGTTTCTGAGCAACCAGCTCTTCAAGATTTATTTCAAG ATCAATAAGCTGCACCTGTGCAAACCTCTGATTAGAGCCATTGATAGTTCCAACCTGAAGAATGACTACAGTCCAGCTCAGAAGGTCACCTACAAATACTACGTGGGCCGCAAAGCCATGTTCGACAGTGACTTCAAACTGG cCGAGGAGTTCTTGTCATATGCCTTTGATCACTGTCATCGATCCAGCCAGAAGAACAAGAGGATGATCCTCATTTACCTGCTGCCTGTCAAGATGTTGCTG GGTCACATGCCAACTCATCAACTCCTTAGGAAGTATGACCTCATGCAGTTTTCTGATGTTACCAAAGCTGTGAG TGAAGGGAACTTACTGTTGCTGAATGAGGCTTTGTCCAAACACGAGACCTTCTTCATCCGCTGCGGGATCTTCCTCATCCTGGAGAAGCTGAAGATCATCACCTACAGGAACCTCTTCAAGAAAGT GTACCTGCTGCTGAGGACTCACCAGCTGCCTCTGGATGCCTTCCTGGTGGCTCTGAGGATGATGAAGGTGGAGGATGTCGACATCGACGAGGTACAATGTATCCTGGCCAACCTCATTTACATG GGTCACATCAAAGGCTACATCTCCCACCAGCACCAGAAGCTCGTGGTCAGCAAACAGAATCCCTTCCCTCCTCTGTCCTCTGTCTCATAG
- the prozb gene encoding protein Z, vitamin K-dependent plasma glycoprotein b, with protein MAVSIMSASLLLFCLLQCFLQIFSQGKVFRSAPEAHAVFLRPKRANSFILEEILQGNLERECYEEQCNFEEAREYFEDTPRTITFWAVYSSGNHCLRGPCLNGGNCTHSVRGFTCSCNAPYYGPLCELKVQDEALQTITSSTAQQTKTAEISKCPTESPTACHQLCTVTYESFRCSCMSGFKLHSDGRSCLPEVEFPCGRLPEETLSMCHHGNCPWQVSLLNSTLQKLCSGVVLGQRSILTSARCLYQDSEPKPSNLYVLAEKQRTLFPVKAMYLHNGYHKDHHENDLVLIELADSITFSPSLIHLCLPTKDFSENVLMHSGRTGITESWEISKNQKLVYMTLDDCRRELNIPHPLSNKMFCMRKQNEPLKYRNETQESPGAQRHPNVHLEIPKRGHRHQNRPLGNQIGVQGRLHGRTVNRLQNQTQNTNHRLLNKTASYNHTSKALNFESSHGVSRSNSEPRNRPCGGLMPGSPVATVEQGTVFLTGLLISSPSECEASGGGLVFSKLSRYLSWIRMRLEVIEKLAMTPQVRQYPEAR; from the exons ATGGCAGTCAGCATCATGTCAGCGTCTCTTCTACTGTTCTGCCTTCTTCAATGTTTCCTTCAGATCTTCAGTCAAGGAAAAG tgtttcgTTCAGCTCCTGAGGCTCACGCCGTGTTCCTGCGCCCTAAACGGGCCAACTCGTTCATTTTAGAGGAGATCCTACAGGGCAACTTGGAGCGGGAGTGCTACGAGGAGCAGTGCAACTTTGAAGAGGCTCGCGAGTACTTTGAAGACACCCCAAGGACG atCACTTTCTGGGCTGTTTACTCTA GTGGAAACCACTGCTTGCGGGGTCCCTGTCTGAATGGAGGGAACTGCACTCACAGTGTGCGGGGGTTTACCTGCTCCTGCAATGCCCCTTACTACGGTCCACTCTGTGAATTGAAAGTACAGGATGAGGCATTACAGACAATAACGTCATCCACAGCACAGCAAACCAAAACAGCAG AGATATCTAAGTGTCCGACTGAGAGTCCGACTGCTTGTCATCAGCTGTGCACAGTAACCTACGAGTCCTTCCGATGCTCCTGCATGTCTGGATTCAAGCTGCACAGCGACGGACGGAGCTGTCTGCCAGAAG TCGAGTTTCCCTGTGGAAGACTTCCTGAGGAAACTCTTTCCATGTGTCACCATGGTAACTGTCCCTGGCAG GTGTCTCTGCTGAACAGCACACTGCAGAAGTTGTGCAGTGGTGTGGTGCTGGGTCAGCGGTCCATCCTTACCTCTGCCCGCTGCCTCTATCAGGACTCAGAACCAAAACCCTCCAACCTTTATGTGCTTGCTG agaaacagaggacGCTCTTCCCAGTCAAAGCGATGTACCTTCACAATGGTTATCATAAAGATCACCATGAAAATGACCTCGTCCTCATCGAGCTAGCTGACTCCATAACCTTTAGCCCCAGCCTCATCCACCTCTGTTTGCCCACCAAAGACTTCAGCGAGAATGTCCTGATGCATTCTGGGAGGACTGGGATTACAGAGAGTTGGGAGATCAGCAAGAACCAGAAACTGGTCTATATGACGCTAGACGATTGTCGCCGTGAGCTGAACATCCCGCATCCACTAAGCAACAAAATGTTCTGCATGAGGAAGCAAAATGAACCATTAAAGTACCGAAATGAAACACAAGAGAGCCCAGGAGCTCAGAGACACCCTAATGTACACCTTGAGATTCCAAAGAGAGGCCACAGgcatcaaaacagacctttaggGAACCAGATTGGAGTCCAGGGAAGGCTTCATGGGCGCACGGTGAATAGGCTCCAGAATCAAACCCAAAACACTAACCACAGGCTGCTGAATAAAACAGCAAGCTACAATCACACTTCAAAAGCTCTGAATTTTGAGTCCTCGCATGGGGTCAGCAGGTCAAATTCGGAGCCCAGGAACAGGCCATGTGGCGGGCTGATGCCAGGGTCGCCTGTAGCCACAGTAGAGCAAGGCACAGTGTTCCTGACCGGGCTGCTAATCTCATCACCCTCTGAGTGCGAGGCCAGCGGCGGTGGTTTGGTGTTCAGCAAACTGTCTCGTTACCTGAGCTGGATCCGAATGAGGCTGGAGGTGATCGAGAAGTTAGCCATGACTCCCCAAGTTAGACAATATCCAGAAGCTCGCTAA
- the LOC134621229 gene encoding coagulation factor X-like — MTGDRTGQVFRSAPEANTMFLRPKRANTFMEEFRQGNLERECYEEQCNIEEAREYFEDTQKTKTFWAVYSVLPQLCKNKNGGCEHFCNVIQGSVQCSCADGYFLASDKKSCHFNETIRCGFILPKALQTVLRDHQTKTTEGNITALNSSVNSTEPIQDADLMSDLVSENRTQIPAETWTTLESLIDSEIEDESHRQSGYCPPGECPWQALLFNENETVYCGGTILNENIILTAASCVNQSDDFNVRLGEFDRSVNEGTEVDHKVEAVLAHRNYNPQTHDNDIALIKLATPIKFTRFILPVCIPEQDFAKKVLMREPVAVVSGFGRLGEAQIPSMIMKRLVVTYVDRQTCIESTRYLVTDRMFCAGYKYRDACQGDGGGPHITRYNDTHFITGIVSWGEGCGRKGKYSFYTRVSKYIRWIHEGIKKLVHSGTNGGSQHPAIKRLYL, encoded by the exons ATGACTGGGGACCGCACAGGTCAAG tgtttcgTTCAGCTCCGGAGGCTAACACCATGTTCCTGCGGCCCAAACGGGCCAATACGTTTATGGAAGAGTTCAGACAGGGGAACCTGGAGCGGGAGTGCTACGAGGAACAGTGCAACATTGAAGAGGCTCGCGAGTACTTTGAAGACACCCAGAAGACA AAAACCTTCTGGGCTGTTTACTCTG TTCTTCCTCAGCTCTGTAAGAACAAAAATGGCGGCTGTGAACATTTCTGCAATGTGATCCAGGGAAGTGTTCAGTGCTCCTGTGCTGATGGATACTTCCTGGCATCTGATAAAAAATCCTGCCATTTCAATG AGACCATCAGATGTGGTTTCATCCTCCCCAAAGCGCTGCAGACTGTTTTGAGGGACCATCAGACAAAAACAACGGAGGGGAATATAACTGCACTTAACAGCAGTGTCAACTCCACAGAGCCGATCCAGGATGCTGATTTAATGTCCGATTTAGTATCTGAAAACAGAACCCAAATTCCAGCAGAGACTTGGACAACTTTGGAAAGTCTGATTGACTCTGAAATAGAAGATGAGTCACATCGCCAGTCAGGGTATTGTCCACCAGGAGAATGTCCATGGCAG gCCCTCCTTttcaatgaaaatgaaacagttTATTGTGGAGGAACAATACTCAATGAAAACATCATCCTGACAGCTGCCAGCTGTGTAAACCAGTCAGATGACTTCAACGTCAGGCTCG GTGAGTTTGACAGGTCAGTGAATGAAGGTACTGAAGTTGACCACAAAGTGGAAGCAGTCCTCGCCCACAGAAACTACAATCCGCAAACCCACGATAATGACATTGCACTCATCAAACTGGCTACACCTATCAAGTTCACGAGGTTCATCCTGCCAGTCTGCATTCCTGAGCAAGACTTTGCCAAAAAG GTCCTGATGCGGGAGCCAGTAGCTGTGGTCAGTGGTTTTGGACGTCTTGGGGAGGCTCAGATTCCATCCATGATCATGAAGCGCCTCGTTGTAACCTACGTGGACCGTCAAACCTGCATCGAATCCACTCGGTATCTAGTCACTGATAGGATGTTCTGTGCTGGCTACAAATATAGGGATGCTTGCCAAGGTGATGGTGGTGGGCCACACATCACACGTTATAATGACACCCACTTTATCACTGGCATTGTGAGTTGGGGCGAAGGCTGCGGACGCAAGGGCAAGTATAGCTTCTACACCCGGGTGTCCAAGTACATTCGATGGATCCATGAGGGTATCAAGAAGCTGGTGCACAGTGGCACAAATGGCGGCAGTCAGCATCCTGCAATAAAAAGGCTTTACCTGTAA